A part of Dehalogenimonas sp. W genomic DNA contains:
- a CDS encoding DUF72 domain-containing protein — MTGDIYIGTSGWSYPRGEGTWNGYFYPPGTRNELGFYAQAFNCVEINSSFYAPVNPAYAESWVRKTPDDFKFTAKLWQKFTHPGMFEKATGETAVICRDDVEQFTRGIRPLHQAGKLGAVLAQFPAGFENTPQGQQLLQAVLHTFSDYPLAIELRHRSWSDDAAMAGMLSEAGAAWVNIDEPQFSSSIARNLPLTSGLAYFRFHGRNAADWWTGNNETRYRYLYSEPEIELLTEQVRTAAQGHTVYAFFNNHWQAYAPRNAQDMKNILQSVDSSQ, encoded by the coding sequence ATGACCGGCGATATTTACATCGGCACTTCCGGCTGGAGCTACCCGCGCGGCGAGGGCACCTGGAACGGATATTTTTACCCGCCGGGCACCCGTAACGAACTGGGTTTTTATGCTCAGGCCTTTAACTGCGTGGAGATTAACAGTTCCTTCTACGCCCCGGTCAACCCGGCGTATGCCGAAAGCTGGGTGCGTAAAACTCCGGATGATTTCAAGTTCACCGCCAAGCTGTGGCAGAAATTCACCCATCCCGGGATGTTTGAAAAGGCCACCGGCGAGACAGCCGTCATCTGCCGGGATGATGTGGAACAGTTCACCCGCGGCATCCGGCCGCTGCACCAGGCCGGCAAACTGGGCGCGGTGCTGGCACAGTTCCCGGCCGGCTTTGAAAACACTCCTCAGGGGCAACAACTACTGCAGGCGGTACTGCACACCTTCAGCGACTATCCGCTGGCAATAGAGCTGCGGCATCGCAGCTGGAGTGATGATGCGGCTATGGCGGGGATGCTGTCAGAAGCCGGTGCCGCCTGGGTCAACATTGATGAACCGCAGTTCAGCTCTTCCATCGCCCGCAACCTGCCGCTGACCTCCGGCCTGGCATATTTCCGGTTTCACGGCCGCAACGCCGCCGACTGGTGGACCGGCAACAATGAAACCCGATACCGTTATCTCTATTCAGAACCGGAGATTGAACTGCTGACGGAACAGGTTAGAACCGCCGCTCAGGGTCATACCGTGTACGCCTTTTTTAATAATCACTGGCAGGCTTACGCGCCCCGGAATGCGCAGGATATGAAAAATATACTGCAGTCAGTTGATAGTAGTCAGTAG
- the lexA gene encoding transcriptional repressor LexA: protein MEALSDKQQKVLDYLGRFIDRHGYAPSMRDIAGGCGLKAAPVAQYYLDVLEKKGYISRMKGVSRSITFPLKAAGSLKLVPLLGTIAAGTPIALPENDTWSLSPEEMLEVSDDILRGRTNVFALKVRGTSMIDALVDDGDTVLLTQANTAEDGAMVAVWLQDRNEVTLKKIYREAGRIRLQPANRYMDPIFCDPGNVEIQGRVIGIIRKLD, encoded by the coding sequence ATGGAAGCACTTTCAGACAAACAACAAAAAGTTTTGGACTATCTCGGGCGGTTTATTGACCGCCACGGCTACGCCCCCTCCATGCGGGACATCGCCGGCGGCTGCGGTCTTAAAGCAGCGCCGGTGGCTCAGTATTACCTGGATGTTCTGGAAAAGAAAGGTTATATCAGCCGGATGAAGGGGGTTTCCCGCAGTATCACTTTTCCGCTTAAGGCAGCCGGTTCTTTGAAGCTGGTGCCGCTGCTGGGTACTATCGCTGCCGGTACGCCCATCGCTCTGCCGGAAAATGATACCTGGAGTCTGTCGCCTGAAGAAATGCTGGAGGTCTCTGATGACATCCTGCGCGGGCGCACCAATGTGTTTGCGCTGAAAGTCCGGGGCACTTCCATGATTGATGCCCTGGTGGATGACGGTGATACGGTGCTGCTGACTCAGGCCAATACCGCCGAGGACGGGGCCATGGTGGCGGTGTGGCTGCAGGACCGCAATGAGGTAACCCTGAAAAAGATTTACCGTGAAGCCGGTCGGATTCGCCTCCAGCCGGCCAACCGCTATATGGATCCCATTTTCTGTGACCCCGGCAACGTTGAAATTCAGGGCCGGGTCATCGGCATCATCCGCAAGCTGGACTAA
- a CDS encoding DNA polymerase III subunit alpha: MAYAELHCHSYYSFHDGASSLEELIVRSRELGYTALAVTDHDNLCGAMRFSHLTQSMGLPGIIGAEVTLEGGFHLTLLAENQEGYRNLSRLITIGHETGERHLPRIPEARLADHAAGLIVLSGCPQGRLSLLAAEGRLDEARMLIRRYLEWFGSGNYFIELQHNLVYGDDERNRRLVRLAGETGVPVVAAGNAHYHVRERHRLQDCLVAVKACKSLEASHLERRPNSEFYLRAVPEIEALFRGCPEAVANTVGIAARCTFNLAAQVGYALPDYPAPEGYTPESYLEQLCLEAAVRRYGSVTPAVRLRLDEEFRLVRKHNLAGFLLLYHDVIKLGREVMIDQGLTTPEVPLEENPPGRGRGSSVSLLIGYLIGLSHIDPLQYKLSLERFLPEDALGCVPDIDLDFPRRIREELILRTHRKWGWRYAALTGTIATYQIKGAVRGLGKALSLPPEEVDQLAKYVEWGSAKKLEKRMQQEPRFRARVTAPVWRDLITLAAELDGFPKYLGQHPGGMIISSVPLTDIVPVQRGAMAGRYVCQWDKDSIDDAGCVKIDFLALGALSQMQDAVELVRQRTGRFIDMSRIDFDDPAVYDMLGRGDTIGIFQVESAAQMQTITRLKPRNLLDMAHEVAAVRPGVGANGGVQEYLARRLGRRPVAFDHPLEKRALERTLGVVLFQDQVNQLAIDVAGLSPSLADQLRRAFSRRHNEAMLEHFHGLFMAGAAGRGVPEDAAEIIWRKFNGQYMFPESHAFAFGVTAYQASWLKLYYPLEFFTAIFNQQPMGFYNLETLKEDAKRHGITVLGPDINRSLSECTVENSALRLGLRQVTGLGEAAATAIVGSRNKAGDYKSIGDFLERSGVLEDVALSLTGAGAFDGLEANRRQVKWEIGLRYRPVNSQLFLPLPVAQDMAALAAPGVWERMEEEYCTLGLYPAGHIMAGMRPRLSPGISSSRDIAAMRDGTELTTAGMVIRRQRPHRKVVFITLEDEFGHIPLMIFPGIYERNEHRFKSPFIVVRGRLSRRDGTHNLVVEQVKTFTALAKAPASKDWG; encoded by the coding sequence ATGGCTTACGCTGAACTACACTGTCACAGTTACTATTCCTTCCATGACGGCGCTTCCTCGCTGGAAGAACTGATTGTCCGTTCCAGAGAACTGGGTTATACCGCGCTGGCCGTTACCGACCACGACAACCTGTGCGGGGCCATGCGCTTCTCCCATCTTACGCAGTCAATGGGTCTGCCGGGCATCATCGGTGCCGAGGTGACGCTGGAAGGCGGGTTTCATCTTACTTTGCTGGCGGAAAATCAGGAGGGCTACCGCAATTTAAGCCGCCTGATTACCATCGGGCATGAGACCGGGGAGCGCCATCTGCCCCGGATACCGGAAGCGCGGCTGGCCGATCACGCCGCCGGTCTTATCGTGTTGTCCGGCTGCCCTCAGGGCCGGTTGTCTTTACTGGCGGCGGAAGGGCGTCTTGATGAGGCCCGTATGCTTATCCGCCGGTATCTTGAGTGGTTCGGCAGCGGCAACTATTTTATTGAACTGCAGCATAATCTGGTCTATGGTGACGATGAACGTAACCGCCGGCTGGTCCGGCTGGCCGGCGAAACAGGCGTGCCGGTGGTCGCTGCCGGTAATGCGCATTATCATGTCCGGGAGCGGCACCGGCTGCAGGATTGTCTGGTGGCCGTCAAGGCCTGTAAAAGTCTGGAAGCCAGCCATTTAGAGCGGCGGCCAAACTCGGAATTTTACCTGCGTGCGGTGCCGGAAATAGAGGCCCTTTTCCGCGGCTGCCCGGAGGCCGTGGCTAATACGGTCGGCATCGCCGCTCGCTGTACCTTTAATCTGGCGGCTCAGGTCGGCTATGCCTTGCCGGATTACCCGGCGCCTGAAGGTTATACGCCGGAAAGTTATCTGGAGCAGCTGTGTCTGGAGGCCGCCGTCAGGCGTTACGGCAGCGTTACCCCGGCCGTCAGGTTGCGGCTGGATGAAGAGTTCCGGCTGGTGCGTAAGCACAATCTGGCTGGCTTTCTGTTGCTGTACCATGACGTTATCAAACTGGGGCGGGAGGTCATGATAGATCAGGGGCTGACCACCCCGGAGGTGCCTCTGGAAGAAAATCCGCCGGGCCGGGGTCGCGGCTCATCGGTATCGCTGCTGATCGGTTACCTCATCGGCCTGTCGCATATAGATCCGTTGCAGTACAAGCTGTCGCTGGAGCGGTTTTTGCCGGAAGACGCCCTGGGTTGCGTGCCGGATATTGATCTGGATTTTCCCCGGCGGATTCGTGAGGAACTTATACTGCGTACCCACCGGAAATGGGGCTGGCGCTACGCTGCCCTGACCGGTACCATCGCCACCTATCAGATAAAGGGGGCGGTGCGGGGTCTGGGCAAGGCGCTTAGTTTGCCCCCGGAAGAAGTGGACCAACTGGCGAAATATGTTGAATGGGGCAGTGCCAAAAAACTGGAGAAGCGGATGCAGCAGGAACCACGCTTTCGTGCCAGGGTTACGGCACCCGTCTGGCGGGACCTGATAACGCTGGCTGCGGAGCTTGACGGTTTCCCCAAGTATCTGGGACAGCACCCCGGCGGCATGATTATTTCCTCGGTGCCGCTGACTGATATCGTACCGGTGCAGCGGGGTGCCATGGCCGGACGCTATGTCTGCCAGTGGGATAAGGACAGCATTGACGATGCCGGCTGTGTCAAGATTGATTTTCTGGCTCTGGGGGCCTTGTCCCAGATGCAGGATGCCGTGGAGTTGGTCAGGCAACGCACCGGCCGGTTCATAGATATGTCCCGGATAGATTTTGATGACCCGGCGGTTTATGACATGCTCGGCCGCGGCGATACCATCGGTATCTTTCAGGTGGAGTCGGCCGCCCAGATGCAGACCATTACCCGGCTGAAGCCCCGCAATCTGCTGGACATGGCCCACGAAGTGGCGGCCGTGCGTCCTGGTGTCGGCGCCAACGGCGGTGTCCAGGAATACCTGGCCCGGCGGCTGGGCCGGAGGCCGGTGGCCTTTGACCATCCGCTGGAAAAGCGGGCCTTGGAGCGTACTTTGGGCGTGGTGTTGTTTCAGGATCAGGTCAACCAACTGGCTATTGACGTTGCCGGGCTGTCGCCGAGCCTGGCTGATCAGCTCCGGCGCGCTTTCAGCCGTCGCCATAATGAGGCGATGCTGGAACACTTTCACGGTCTGTTTATGGCCGGTGCCGCCGGTCGCGGCGTGCCTGAGGACGCCGCCGAAATCATCTGGCGCAAGTTTAACGGCCAGTACATGTTCCCGGAGTCGCATGCCTTTGCCTTTGGTGTAACCGCCTATCAGGCGTCATGGCTTAAACTGTATTACCCGCTGGAGTTTTTTACCGCTATTTTCAATCAGCAGCCGATGGGTTTTTACAATCTGGAAACGCTGAAAGAGGATGCCAAACGCCACGGCATTACCGTGCTGGGGCCGGATATTAACCGCAGTTTAAGTGAATGTACCGTTGAGAACAGTGCGTTGCGTCTGGGTTTGCGACAGGTGACCGGATTGGGCGAGGCCGCGGCGACGGCAATTGTCGGCAGCCGGAATAAGGCCGGGGATTACAAGAGTATCGGGGATTTTCTGGAACGCAGCGGTGTTTTGGAAGATGTGGCGCTGTCCCTGACCGGTGCCGGAGCCTTTGACGGCCTGGAGGCTAACCGCCGGCAGGTGAAATGGGAAATCGGCCTGCGGTACCGCCCGGTTAACTCTCAGTTATTCTTGCCGCTGCCGGTAGCCCAGGATATGGCGGCCCTGGCCGCGCCCGGGGTATGGGAACGTATGGAGGAGGAATACTGCACGCTGGGACTGTACCCGGCCGGTCACATCATGGCCGGTATGAGGCCGCGGTTGTCACCCGGTATCAGCTCCAGCCGCGACATCGCCGCCATGCGTGACGGTACCGAGCTTACTACCGCCGGCATGGTCATCCGCCGGCAGCGGCCGCATCGCAAGGTGGTGTTTATTACCCTGGAAGATGAATTCGGGCATATTCCGTTGATGATTTTCCCCGGGATATATGAGCGTAATGAACATCGGTTTAAATCCCCCTTTATCGTGGTCAGGGGGCGGTTGTCACGGCGTGACGGGACTCATAATCTGGTGGTGGAACAGGTAAAGACATTTACCGCGCTGGCAAAGGCGCCGGCGTCAAAGGATTGGGGCTAA